CCAGCAAAATCTAAAAAAAATCGGCATCAGTGCAGGCATAAGGGTGATGGAATGGACATCTTTAATATCAGAATTTATTATGAAAAAAAGATTTCAAACCGTTCTGCTCGGGTTTACCATTACACCAAACCCGTATGACAACGCATCCATATTTATGGGTTCTAATATCGTCCCGAAGGGATTAAATTTTACATCGTTTAACGACCCCGAAATAGACGGTTTATTCAGAAAAGCGCGCGGGACATTTAATTTAAAAAAACAAAGAAAATATTACTTCGAGATTCAAAGATTAATTGCGGAAAAAGAACCTTACACATTTTTGTATATCCCTTACGCAATGCCCGTAGTAAAAAGGACGGTTAAAGGAATAAAACCCGCCCCCGCAGGCATCGGATATAATATAAGGAAATGGTATTATGCAGGGCAATAATTTTAAACTTCAAGTCCGGCCGGATATTTTAACCACGTTTTTCCGATTAATTTTTTGATCTCCAATAAGCCTACAATGAAAATTGTTGCCGAAAAAATCGTCATTAATTGAACAAAGCTAATTTGAACAAGATTGAATCTTTCGCCAAAAACAGGAATATAAACCGCCGCCATAAGGAAAGTTATCGCTCCCGCCCCCCATATGTCTATGGTGCCGTTTTTCAGTAACCCTAAAGAAAATACGGATTCTTTATCCGAGCGGGAAACGAAAGCTAAAGAAATGTGCGCAAAAATCCAGGCGGAAAATGCAAAAGTTTGAATTTTACCGATATCAAAGCCCTGTATTCTTGCCCAAAAATACGCGGCCATTACGGCAAAGAATAACACCGTGCCTTTTAGCAAGACATCCCGGATAGATTTACCGCCGAACATGTTTTCTTCCGACTTTTGCGGCGGCCTTAAATATATCCCTTTTTCTTCGGGTTCGGCCACAAAACCGGCGGATGCGCCTAAATCCACAAATAGTTCCAGAACAATAATCTGGATTGGCGAGAACGGCAGAGGCAAACCCAGCAAAACGGCGGTAAAAAAAATCAATACCAGGCCTGTTTTTACCGAAAGATAATATTTCACAGCCTTTAAAAGATTGTCAAAAAACTTTCGCCCTTCAAAAATTCCGTGGGTGAGCGTAATATAATTATCATCGGCTAAAACAATACCTGCTGCGTCCTTAGCGACATCCGTCCCTTTTTGCCCCATTGCAATACCGATATCCGCGGCTTTAAGCGCCAAAACATCGTTGATTCCGTCTCCGGTCACGGCTACTACTTCGCCCATTTCCTGCAATATCTTCACTATACGATATTTATGCCCTGCGGCTGTCCGCGCAAAGACGGATGTTTCCTTCAAAACGGTTTTAATATCGTTATCGCTTAATTTATCTAAATCATCGCCGGTCATTACTTTATCTGTTCCAAAAATGCCTACTTTTTCGGCAATATAACCCGCCGTCAAAGGATGATCTCCAGTTACCATTATTGTTCTGATACCCGCTTTCTTAGCAATACCGATAGTTTCTTTTACTCCCTTCCTCGGCGGATCTTCAAAACTGATAAGTCCCGCAAAATCCATTTCTTTCTCCATAGCATCAAAATCAAAATCATTTTGATGGGGACTCAGCCTCTTTGAAGCTGTTGCAATAACCCTTTTTCCCCGGGAAGTCTCTTTCTCCAGCATCGCTTTTGTTTCATTATCTATATAGGAAGATTTTGAAAAAACTTCTTCGGGAGAACCGCTTACATACAATTTAATAACTTCTTTGTCCTTTCTGACGACTGCTTTCGTTTTTCTGTTATTATCTATATTGCTTTGGGCTAAAATTTCACCGGGAGAAAAAAGGAGGCTTTTTTTCACTGCCCTTTCTTTAATGGATTGTTCTATATGGGAAAAAGAGTATTCGGTCGTTGCCCCGAGAGCATTTTTTAGAATTTCGTCTTCTTTTGCCTCGGGATAAATTTTGTCGATATTCATCTTCCCTACCGTTACCGTTCCAGTTTTATCGGTAACAATACAGGTGGCATTGCCAAGAATTTCTGCCGATTTTATTTCCTTGATAAGGAAATTGTGCTTGGAAAGGGCATATGTGCCTAACCCCAACACCATGGTTATGATAATCGGCAACTCTTCCGGAATAGTTACAAAAGCAATCAGAAGCCCTGTTAAAACCATCCTGCGCAAATCCTCGCCTTGCAAAATTCCAACGACGGGAATTAAAATAGAGAAAAAAAGGGCCAGATATACCAGTTTTCCGGCTAATGATTTCATCGCTTTCTGTAATGCCGTCTTAGGCGGCTTTAATTCTTTAAGCGTCGCGGCAATCTCTCCCATCTTTGTCTTTTTGCCGGTTTTTACCGTTTCCGCCTCGCCTTCTCCGCTTATTAATATAGTGCCGGCAAAAATTTCATCCCCCGCAATTTTTCTTTGGGGAAAAGATTCACCTGTCAGGGCGGATTCGTCTATTTCCGCTCCAATCGCTTTTTTAAGCACGGCATCGGCGGCAATCTTTGTTCCGCGAGTCAATACCAGTATATCGCCCGGCACAATCTCTTCCGAGGCAATTTCTTGAACCTTTCCATCTCTTTTGACTTTTGTTCTGGGCGCGGTAATTTTTTCCAGAGAAGCAATGGCTTTCTTTGCGCGAAATTCATTATAAACTTCGGCTAAAACCATAAGAAAAATAATGATAAAAATTGCGAGCGAATCGTGTAATTTTCCCCAAAGGGAATAAAAAAATCCCACCGCAAGCAAAAGCAAAATCATCGGCTCCCTAATTTCATGCCAGACAATTTTAAAAAAACTAATTCTGTCTGCCTTAAAAATTTGGTTATGTCCGAACTTTGCAAGCCTTTCTTTTGCTTCTTGAGCGCTAAGCCCGCTGTCGAGCGATTGATTCATTAAAGCACCGTTATGCCGGCTGTCCGCGAATAAGCCGGATATAAACAATATAAACCGAAAACGAAAAGATTATTTCCGATAGTCTAACCAGATAATTTTTAGTATAATTTAATTAAATTATTCGCCTTGTTATAATATTATACATTAAAAAAACATATAAATATTAAACCCAAATCCCGACTTAGAAACTGTTTTTAAGTATTTTAGTTATAGTTAATTCTGGATTCCCGCCTACGCGGGAATGACGCCCAACGGGTGAAACGATAAATTCTCTTAAAGTCATTCCCGCGTAGGCGGGAATCCAGAAAATAAATTTCTAAATCGGGATTAGGGTTAAGGAATAACCTATGAGTTTCTCCGATACGGGATTGAGTTCCGACGAGGTTCGCCGGCGGATTGAGGCCGGACAAGTCAACCGGACGGATCGTTTCACGAAGCGAACTATTTCCGCAATTATTCGCAATAATATTTTAACATTGTTTGTCGCCATATTGACAGCCGCGGTAGGCGCTTTATTACTTATAGGCGCATACGACGATGCGGTTGTCCTTGGCGCCGTTACGGCGGCTAATATTCTTGCGGGTATAATTGGAGAGCTCCGCGCTAAACGAGCCCTCGACCAGTTGGCTATTCTTATTCGGCGAAAGATTACCGTTATCCGCAACGGGAGCGAAGAAACCATCTGGTTAGACGAAGTAGTTAAAGACGATCTGGTTGTGCTGCGTTCTGGTGACCCCGTTATCGCAGACGGCGTCATCGCAGAGTCGTCAGGCCTCTTTCTTGATGAATCCCTGCTCACGGGGGAAGCCGATTTGATCGCAAAACATAACGGCGATCCGGTATTATCAGGCAGTTATTGTGTATGGGGAGAAGGCAGATACTTTGCTGCCGGGGTCGGCGTGGCTTCAAACGCCGGCGCACTTACCGCTCAAGCTAAAACTTACAAGATATTCAGGTCGCCTTTAGAGCGGGCTATCGGTCAAATAATCAGGGTTCTTATTGCAATTATGATACTGTTATCCTTTCTGATAGTTATGGCTAATTACATTCAGGACTTGCCGGTTGTGGCGAGCATTCTTGAGATAGCGACAATGATCAAGGCTCTGGTGCCGGAGGGTTTAGTGCTGGTTACGACCACGGCTTTCGCGCTCGGAGCCTTTCGCTCAGCCAGACGGCATGTGCTGGTTCAGAAGCTGAATGCGGTCGAGTCGATTAGCCATTTAACCGTACTATGCCTCGATAAAACGGGTACGCTTGGAACAAACCGTCTCATATTCGATGGACTTGAGGTTCTCGATGCAACGCATGGCGATGTAGCCGATCAGCTGCAAGCATTTGTCGGCGCGGTGCGCGAGAAGAACGAAACATTGCGGACAATAGAGGCTGTATTTCCGGGAATTCCAAGTAATCTGATCGATGAACTCCCGTTTTCGTCCAAAACCAAATTAAGCGCCGTACAAATTCTATATAGGGATGAGGAAGTCTCCCTGTGGCTCGGCGCACCGGAGAGTCTTATGCAGGGGCGTGCTGCAAAGGCGCAGGAAGATAAACTTGCCGGGTTGCGCCGTTCGGGATTGCGCGTGCTCGCATTCGCAAGAAGTCAGGCCTCGTTAAAACAGCGGGGCGATTTAAATATTCTCGCCTTCATTATACTGCGTGACGAGCTTAGGCCTAATGTCCGCGAGACTGTCAGTTTTTTTGGGACGCGTGGAATTAAACTGAAGATACTTTCCGGCGACCATCCCGAAACCGTAGCGGCTATAGCGATGCAAGCCGGCTTGAATGTCGCGGACCCGGTTTATGTCGGCGCAGATCTTGATTTGCTCACTCCTGACGAGTTTAAAACAGCGGTAATGCGGGGTCAGATTTTTGGCCGCCTCGTACCGCAGCAAAAACAGAAGATTGTCAAATATCTACAGGAAACAGGTGAATTTGTCGGAATGGTGGGGGACGGGATTAATGATATTCTGGCGCTCAAACAAGCCGACATCGGTATTGCAATGAAGTCGGGAGCGGCGGCGGCATTAGATATCGCAGACATAGTTCTTCTTAAAAATACTTTTGCGCACCTGCCGACACTTGCACGGGAAGGAGATCGTATCATATATAATATCAAACGGGTTGCCAAACTATTCCTGACAAAAAATGTTTATAGCCTTTTCTTCGTGCTTTTTTCCGGCTTTGTCGGGCTGCCGTTTCCGCTGAGTCCAAGATTTATTACATGGATTGATTTGCTCACCGTCGGTACGCCTGCATTTTTGCTAACTTTGATGAGCGCACATGTTCCAAAACAGACGGTCAACGATTTCTTGCGTGAAACACTGGGGTTTTCCCTTATCGCAGGACTGATTATTGCACTGGTCTCACTGATAGTTTACACGGACTTTTTCCTTTGGCAGAACCCGATGGCAAACTACGATAAAACAGCTGCCCTGTCGATAGTCATATTGATGGGTCTTTATATCGTCTATTATGTTACTCCGGTAGAAAGGAAAAGTGATTCTTCGCTGATGCAAAAGGCGGTAGTCTGGGCTATACTGGCGGTTGGCCTGATTTTGAATGTCCTTGCCGTCTATTGGGGCAGGCTAAGCGGCTTCATCGGACTCGTGGCGCTCGATGCAGTTTCATGGTTCATAATCATTGCGGCAGCCGTAGTCGGCAGCATTGCCTTTCATATTTTGCTTAAATCGTTTCGAGGTATATAATTTTATTTTTTTTATTATTTTTGATACAATTGTTTTAAATTATTTTAAAGAGACGCAGGCAAAAACGAAGGTTATTTGGTATATCATTAAATAAAATTAAAGGAACAGTATTTATGAAAAAAGAAATGAAATTAACCCATCTCGATGAAAAGGGAATGCCAAAAATGGTCGATGTTTCTCAAAAAGCGGACACCGTCAGAATCGCTTCCGCCCATGCAAAGGTATCGATGTCAAAGGAGGCATTTAACCTTGCGGTAAGCAAAGGCGGCAAAAAAGGAGATGTGTTCGGAACGGCTAAAATTGCAGGCATTATGGCTGCAAAACAAACCTCGGGGCTGATTCCGTTATGCCATCCGTTGAATATCGAAGATTGCGATATTACCTTTGAACCGGATGAAAATGAAAGTGCGATAAATATAAAATCCACCGTTAAAATATCCGGTAAAACAGGGGTAGAAATGGAAAGCTTGACTGCGGCGTCCGTTGCCGCGTTAACTATTTACGATATGCTAAAGGCGGTCGATAAATCAATCGAAATATCGGAAATTTATCTTATCACGAAAGAGGGTGGAAAAAGCGGATTATACACAAGGATAAAAGAAAAAGTCTGATTTAAAATCAGACACCTTTTCCCGCAATTACGGAAAGGGCGAATATTCCGGTATCCCGAAATCCGGCTCCAGATTAAACATAAGGTTCATATTCTGGACGGCTTGAAGCGAAGCACCTTTGCCAAGGTTGTCTATCACGCTAAAAATCTTTAAAAATCCTTCTTCGCCCTTATTTTTGCCTGCTTCAAATGCTATATGGCAATTATTAGAATAAATAACATTTTTGATATCGCAGTTTTGAATGCTTTCTAATATGGAAACAAACGGGCTGTCTCCGTAAAAATCATTATACAAGGTAAAAATCTCTCCTTCGGAAATACCGTCTTTTAATTTTAAGTATATCGTGGTCAGTATCCCCCTTGCAATGGGAATCCTATGGGGGGTAAATAAAACTTTGAGTGAAATACCGTCTTTATATTTATTATCCTTATTATTCGCTAAAAAAGCGGCGGTTATTTTTTCCTTAATTTCCGGCATATGCCTGTGCGACCAAATATTGTACGCTTTAACGGAATTTTCGACCTCGCAGAAAAGATTTGATAATTTTAAGCCGCGTCCGTCGCCTGAAATTCCAGATAGGGCATCGATTATAACAGGATTTTTTAGGTCAACGGCGTCTTTAAAGAAAAGGGGGAGCAAGGGTAAAAGAGCGCCTGTCGGATAACAGCCCGGGTTGGCGACAAATTGAGAGTTTTTTATTTTTTCATAAAAAACATCGCTAAGACCGTAAATAAACTTAGAATTTAAGCCGGCAAAATTGTGTTTCCCGTAAAATTCTTCATAAATCTTTAAATCGTCAAATCTGAAGTCTGCGCCTATATCCACGATTTTAACCCGATTATTTTTTTTCAAAATATTCGGGATAAGTTTGGAGCTTTCCCCATGCGGCAGGCAAAAAAATACTATATCGGATGATGAGGAGATAGTATCCTCATCGTAAGCGCTAAATAATAGATTCGAAATTGGATTTTTTTTAAATGCGGGCTTTATGAATAAAGGAAAAGCCTCCGAAAGCTTTTTGCCGGCAAAACTTTGGGATGTTATGAAGGATATGGAAACATCCTGCCTTAAAGAGAGCGCGTGGATTAAGTAAATGCCGCTATAACCCGAGGCGCCTATAACAGAGACTTTTATCATTAAGCATTAAAATCTTTACAAGCTGAATTTAAAAGCTAAATTTAATAAAGATTAAACAAGATTTGGCTAAAATAATAATAAAATTATCTTTTTGAAAACTGGAATCTTGCACGGGCACCTTTTTGGCCATATTTTTTCCTTTCTTTCACCCTTGGATCTCTTGTAAGCATCGAGGCTTTTGCAAGAGTTTCCTTTGTGTCGGGGTTAATTAAAAGAATCGCCTTTGCAAGAGCAAGTTTTATGGCGCCTGCCTGTCCGCTTAGCCCCCCGCCGGCAACATTAATATAAATGTCGAATTTATTTTCTATGGGATAAAATGCTAAGGGTCTTGTGGCAATCACTCTTAAACTTTCAAGCGGAAAATATTTATCAAAATCTTTTCCGTTAATCAGAATTTTGCCTGTTCCTTCTTTGAAATATACCCTTGCAATCCCTGCCTTTCTTTTGCCGACCGAATGTATAATGCTTTTTTTTGCCATAATCAGATTACCTATTTATTTTTATTATTTAATTTAACGCAATTAACAAAAACTTTGTATCCCCGCAAAGGCGGGCTGGAACATTGTTTACTTAGCTATTTCAATCTTTACGGGCTGTTGAGCCGTATGCGGATGATTTTCATCGGGATACACTTTAATTTTTTTAAGGAGGGCATCCGAAAGCCTGTTTTTAGGAAGCATTCCCTTTACGGCTTGTAAAATAGGATATGCAGGGTCTTTTTTAACCATATCTTTATAATTATAAGACTTAAGCCCGCCGGGATACCCGCTGTGAAAATGGTATTCCTTATCCGTTGTTTTTTTACCCGTCAACTTAGCCTTTGCGCTATTTATAACGATAACAAAATCTCCGTTGTCGGCATAAGGCGTCCAGTCAGGTTTATCCTTACCCATGAGCTTGTTGGCGGCAAAACCGGCAACCCTTCCCAAACTGACACCCTTTGCATCTATCAATATCCATTTGCTTTCCGCCATATTTATCCCCCTGCGCTTCCTTACTTACATGAATATAATTTTAACCAAATTAAGTGTAGCTTAATATTATTTAATAAATTTACTTTTTTGTCAAGGATTTTTTTGGGTTGGGTTGTTTATCTTGCTTTTACTACCACCAATATTCTGGATATTTTCGGTATTTAGAAAGATTGTTAACGAGAAGCGCCACCATTAAAAGAATAAAAGCTCCCAAACCTGCAGGCATTAAAGCGTAAAGAAAACCAAGCTTGTATATTCCTTTTCCGCCTATAACGGCTATAAGCGCGGTAGCCCCTCCGGGAGGGTGAAGCGTTTTTGTCGCATGCATAAGCATAATCGCGAAAGAAACTGCAACGGCAGAAGCTAAAGGCATACTGATATGCCCGAGCAGCTTATAACTTGCCACGCCTACAAAGCCTGAAAGTATATGTCCCCCTATAAGATTTCTCGGCTGTGCAAGGGGAGTTTTTATCGCGCCGTATATAAGAACGGCGGAGGCGCCGAACGAACCTATAAGCAGAGTCAGGTCGTACGGATTGAAAAATTTTGCCGATAAATATGCAACTACGCCTATACCTATAATAGATGCGAATCCCGACCAAAAAATTACGTGAAAGCTTACGCCGGTCGGACTCTGCCCTCCGCCTTTCATTCTGCTTACGTATTCCTTAAACCACATTTTTAAAATCCTCACAGATAACTTAATTTACTTTGTAATTTTAATTTTTCCCGATATATTTTATTATATCGGTCATAGATATTACCCCTGCCAGTTTTCCGTCTTTGCCTATAACCGGCATACTTTTTATTCTCTTTTCGTTAAATATTTCCGCCGCCTTTTTTATGCAAGTATCTACGGATACGGTAATTGCCGGCGAAGTCATTATGTCTTTAATATTGTTTACGTCTATAGTCCTGTGAAGATGCGGGGTAGGTTCGCCGATAAGATGCCTCACCACATCTCTGAAGGTATGTTTCTTTACGACTCCCGCGCTGGTTAAAATATCCGAATCCGAAATAAACCCCGTAACAAAATTTGCGTCGTTAACTACTGGGGCGCAGGTTAAGCCGTTTTCCGCAAGTAAATTCATCGCCGAATTTATACCTGAATCCTCGGATAAGGAAATAAATTTTTTGGACATCACCTCCCCCACGGTAACACTGTGAACCCTCTCTATCGCTAAGTCGAATGCATGCCTGTAAATCTTCATAAAATCGTCGATAGTTATGTCTATAAAGGTTTTGTGTTCTTCAAAGGCTTCTCTGATGTCTTCTTCCGTTATTTCGACACAGTTTTTCTCTTTCTTTTCTCCGTTTTCCATAATGATAATGTAAATTTGATTAATTAAATTTTTATTAAGTTATAATATGCGGCATATAAAAAATATGTGACTTTTGTCATATATTAAATTCAAAAATTTATTTCGAGCAAAACTCTTTCTCCAGAAATATCTTTTAAGTTTTTAGCCTTATACATTCTTACCGCCCCAAAACTGCATATATCCTTACACAGGTTGCATCCCGTGCATAAAAACGGCTCCAGTAATATCTTGCTTTTTTTACGGCTTAAAGCGCCTGTCGGGCATAATTCCCAGCAATTTCCGCAAAAAACACAATTTTTATTTAGTTTCGGAAGCCTTATATTTAGCGGCGACACTAAGTCTTTATTGTTTTTTAAAAAAAGAAAGATGCTCCTGCGCTTCTCGATAAAAAGTTTATTAATTTTTTTATCGTTTTTATCGCCCAAATCTATATAATTAGAATAAAGCTCGGAAAAAGGCAAATCGTCGACGGATAAGTCCTGCGCAAATTTTTTCGCGTTATCTTTAATACCTTTAATGGAATTTTTAAAAAACTCCCTTCTGCCCAAACTTTCATTTTTACCCTTACCGCCGTCATTTTTACCGCCTGTTTTTATGCCGTCTTTCATCCCTCCTGTTTTATTATCGTCATTTTTTAAGGCATCCAAAAATGAACGGGCATCGAACTCGCTAATGTTTATCTCTTTGAAATTTTCCTCCGCATTCAAAAATCCGGCTATTTCTTTTATCCTTTTAATAGTTTTGTTATGAAAATAGCTATATTTGCACGAATCGCAATCCCCCGTAATAAAAAATAAATTATTCCCCTCTTTCAGGCAGGTAATTATATCTAAGGTATCCGCCTCATAAATACATTCGGCCTTATCATTAATTTTTTCTATGTTTGTTTTGGAGCAAAAATAGTATATGCCGTCATTTACCGCCAGATATTTTTTTGGCTCTTCTTCTGTTTTTTGTTTAACGCCGAACACATAATTGGGACACATATAAAGGCAGGCATTGCAGTTTGTACAGCTTTTAAGAATTTGAATATCGGTATCGGTTATTTTTATCGACAAATCGGGGCATCTGTCTATACATTCATAACAACTCGCCATCGGGCTTTTCAGCCTGACGCAATAATCCGGGCTGACGGATATGCCGCCGCTTCCGCTTCCGTTATTTAAAAATTTTTCCAATAAATTAAAAAAGCTTAAGGGATTCATGGTATTTAAACGCCTATTATCTCTTTTTCAATGAAACCGGCGATCTTTTCGGTATCGTTTATATTTATTTGGGGTATTTTTAAATCTTTAATAAAATCGTCCCCGCAAACAAGAATCAAATTAGGGTCGTTTTTATATTTAATATCCATATCAGGAGAAATTTCTTTTCTTAAAAGTTCTATCTTGGGTATATTTAAGTCCTTAAACCCTTCTATTATAACTATGTCGGAACCGCCGAAAAATTTTAAGACTATATCTTTAACTCCGTGCGGCTTTTCCGCCTCCTTTACATCGCTAAAAAAAGCCATTTTTTTCTCCGAAAGAAGCATGGTTGAGTAGGCGCCCGCGTTTTTATGCCTCCATGAGTCTTTTCCCTGAATATCGGCATCGAAATCATGGTCGGTATGCTTGAGGGATGAAACCCTGTAGCCCTTTTCCGCCAGTATTTTTATTATCTTTTCGATTAAGGTAGTTTTGCCCGTACCCGATTTGGCGATAAACGAAACGATTTTAGGAGGGGGTTCCGCGTTATTAATATTTGCGTTATTTTTTGCCATAATCTTAGTTTATAACATTAGTTTCAGGCGAAATCCCTCTCGTCTGTTATCGTTTTTAATATGCTTACCAATTCTTTTTCATTTTGGGCATTATTGACCCCACTTCTTAAACCCTTTGATCCCTTAAATCCCCTTAAAAAACTGTACAGATGAGGCCTGATGAGTTTATGCCCTCTTTCTTTTCCGTAAAACAGGTTCATTTCTTCCATAAGCTCTATAATTATGTCTGTTTTTAGCTTAATATCGATTAAATATATTTTTTCCGGAAGAGTTCCCGCGTTCAAATATTCCGTAAATATCCACGGCTTGCCGATTGCGCCCCTTGCAAACATAATTCCGTCGGCAGAGATAAAATCCTGTATCCTCAAGGCGTCATTTATGGTAAAAATATCGCCGCTTGCATATACCGGAATAGCAATTTCTTCCTTAAGCTTTTTTGTCAGCGAGTGGTCTGCCGCTCCTCCAAACATAAGCGACCTTGTCCTCGGATGAAAAAATACCGCATCGACGCCGTATAATTCCGCAGTTTTACCGATTTCCAAAAAATTGACCGAATTTTCATCAAATCCGCTTCTGATTTTAATCGTAAAGATAGAATCTTTAACTGCCTGCCTGACGGCTTTAACTATAAGGGAAAACAACTTTACATCTTTCAAAATTGCGCTGCCCGCCCCTGTTTTCACAACCTTTTTGACGGGACACCCCATATTCACATCGATAACTTTAAAACCGTTATCGGCCGCCTTTTTTGCGGCTTGAGCCAGAATAACGGGGTTGCTTCCAAAAAGCTGGATACCGGTTTTATCTATGTCG
This genomic interval from Candidatus Acidulodesulfobacterium ferriphilum contains the following:
- the moaC gene encoding cyclic pyranopterin monophosphate synthase MoaC is translated as MKLTHLDEKGMPKMVDVSQKADTVRIASAHAKVSMSKEAFNLAVSKGGKKGDVFGTAKIAGIMAAKQTSGLIPLCHPLNIEDCDITFEPDENESAINIKSTVKISGKTGVEMESLTAASVAALTIYDMLKAVDKSIEISEIYLITKEGGKSGLYTRIKEKV
- a CDS encoding CBS domain-containing protein produces the protein MENGEKKEKNCVEITEEDIREAFEEHKTFIDITIDDFMKIYRHAFDLAIERVHSVTVGEVMSKKFISLSEDSGINSAMNLLAENGLTCAPVVNDANFVTGFISDSDILTSAGVVKKHTFRDVVRHLIGEPTPHLHRTIDVNNIKDIMTSPAITVSVDTCIKKAAEIFNEKRIKSMPVIGKDGKLAGVISMTDIIKYIGKN
- the mobB gene encoding molybdopterin-guanine dinucleotide biosynthesis protein B, whose amino-acid sequence is MAKNNANINNAEPPPKIVSFIAKSGTGKTTLIEKIIKILAEKGYRVSSLKHTDHDFDADIQGKDSWRHKNAGAYSTMLLSEKKMAFFSDVKEAEKPHGVKDIVLKFFGGSDIVIIEGFKDLNIPKIELLRKEISPDMDIKYKNDPNLILVCGDDFIKDLKIPQININDTEKIAGFIEKEIIGV
- a CDS encoding 30S ribosomal protein S9 is translated as MAKKSIIHSVGKRKAGIARVYFKEGTGKILINGKDFDKYFPLESLRVIATRPLAFYPIENKFDIYINVAGGGLSGQAGAIKLALAKAILLINPDTKETLAKASMLTRDPRVKERKKYGQKGARARFQFSKR
- a CDS encoding N-acetyl-gamma-glutamyl-phosphate reductase; its protein translation is MIKVSVIGASGYSGIYLIHALSLRQDVSISFITSQSFAGKKLSEAFPLFIKPAFKKNPISNLLFSAYDEDTISSSSDIVFFCLPHGESSKLIPNILKKNNRVKIVDIGADFRFDDLKIYEEFYGKHNFAGLNSKFIYGLSDVFYEKIKNSQFVANPGCYPTGALLPLLPLFFKDAVDLKNPVIIDALSGISGDGRGLKLSNLFCEVENSVKAYNIWSHRHMPEIKEKITAAFLANNKDNKYKDGISLKVLFTPHRIPIARGILTTIYLKLKDGISEGEIFTLYNDFYGDSPFVSILESIQNCDIKNVIYSNNCHIAFEAGKNKGEEGFLKIFSVIDNLGKGASLQAVQNMNLMFNLEPDFGIPEYSPFP
- a CDS encoding 50S ribosomal protein L13, which produces MAESKWILIDAKGVSLGRVAGFAANKLMGKDKPDWTPYADNGDFVIVINSAKAKLTGKKTTDKEYHFHSGYPGGLKSYNYKDMVKKDPAYPILQAVKGMLPKNRLSDALLKKIKVYPDENHPHTAQQPVKIEIAK
- a CDS encoding cation-translocating P-type ATPase; translated protein: MSFSDTGLSSDEVRRRIEAGQVNRTDRFTKRTISAIIRNNILTLFVAILTAAVGALLLIGAYDDAVVLGAVTAANILAGIIGELRAKRALDQLAILIRRKITVIRNGSEETIWLDEVVKDDLVVLRSGDPVIADGVIAESSGLFLDESLLTGEADLIAKHNGDPVLSGSYCVWGEGRYFAAGVGVASNAGALTAQAKTYKIFRSPLERAIGQIIRVLIAIMILLSFLIVMANYIQDLPVVASILEIATMIKALVPEGLVLVTTTAFALGAFRSARRHVLVQKLNAVESISHLTVLCLDKTGTLGTNRLIFDGLEVLDATHGDVADQLQAFVGAVREKNETLRTIEAVFPGIPSNLIDELPFSSKTKLSAVQILYRDEEVSLWLGAPESLMQGRAAKAQEDKLAGLRRSGLRVLAFARSQASLKQRGDLNILAFIILRDELRPNVRETVSFFGTRGIKLKILSGDHPETVAAIAMQAGLNVADPVYVGADLDLLTPDEFKTAVMRGQIFGRLVPQQKQKIVKYLQETGEFVGMVGDGINDILALKQADIGIAMKSGAAAALDIADIVLLKNTFAHLPTLAREGDRIIYNIKRVAKLFLTKNVYSLFFVLFSGFVGLPFPLSPRFITWIDLLTVGTPAFLLTLMSAHVPKQTVNDFLRETLGFSLIAGLIIALVSLIVYTDFFLWQNPMANYDKTAALSIVILMGLYIVYYVTPVERKSDSSLMQKAVVWAILAVGLILNVLAVYWGRLSGFIGLVALDAVSWFIIIAAAVVGSIAFHILLKSFRGI
- a CDS encoding cation-transporting P-type ATPase, coding for MNQSLDSGLSAQEAKERLAKFGHNQIFKADRISFFKIVWHEIREPMILLLLAVGFFYSLWGKLHDSLAIFIIIFLMVLAEVYNEFRAKKAIASLEKITAPRTKVKRDGKVQEIASEEIVPGDILVLTRGTKIAADAVLKKAIGAEIDESALTGESFPQRKIAGDEIFAGTILISGEGEAETVKTGKKTKMGEIAATLKELKPPKTALQKAMKSLAGKLVYLALFFSILIPVVGILQGEDLRRMVLTGLLIAFVTIPEELPIIITMVLGLGTYALSKHNFLIKEIKSAEILGNATCIVTDKTGTVTVGKMNIDKIYPEAKEDEILKNALGATTEYSFSHIEQSIKERAVKKSLLFSPGEILAQSNIDNNRKTKAVVRKDKEVIKLYVSGSPEEVFSKSSYIDNETKAMLEKETSRGKRVIATASKRLSPHQNDFDFDAMEKEMDFAGLISFEDPPRKGVKETIGIAKKAGIRTIMVTGDHPLTAGYIAEKVGIFGTDKVMTGDDLDKLSDNDIKTVLKETSVFARTAAGHKYRIVKILQEMGEVVAVTGDGINDVLALKAADIGIAMGQKGTDVAKDAAGIVLADDNYITLTHGIFEGRKFFDNLLKAVKYYLSVKTGLVLIFFTAVLLGLPLPFSPIQIIVLELFVDLGASAGFVAEPEEKGIYLRPPQKSEENMFGGKSIRDVLLKGTVLFFAVMAAYFWARIQGFDIGKIQTFAFSAWIFAHISLAFVSRSDKESVFSLGLLKNGTIDIWGAGAITFLMAAVYIPVFGERFNLVQISFVQLMTIFSATIFIVGLLEIKKLIGKTWLKYPAGLEV
- a CDS encoding HPP family protein, giving the protein MWFKEYVSRMKGGGQSPTGVSFHVIFWSGFASIIGIGVVAYLSAKFFNPYDLTLLIGSFGASAVLIYGAIKTPLAQPRNLIGGHILSGFVGVASYKLLGHISMPLASAVAVSFAIMLMHATKTLHPPGGATALIAVIGGKGIYKLGFLYALMPAGLGAFILLMVALLVNNLSKYRKYPEYWW